A region of the Labeo rohita strain BAU-BD-2019 chromosome 5, IGBB_LRoh.1.0, whole genome shotgun sequence genome:
ATGGTCCCCATACAACTGTTACtccactgaaaataaataaataaataaatgaataattatgactgttttgtatataatttatgtaatatataaaaacaaacataaaagactaaaaacaaaaataaatcattttaaataacagaaattaaTTTAGACACCACAACATAATGTGtaatatgaaaatgaattttgagatttgctaaaaattaattaaatgtaaattattagtgtttttaaagattaactggtaacactttacaataaggtgtcatttgttaacattagctaatgtattaactaacattaacaaacgaTGAACAATACtgttattacactatttataaatctttgttaatgttagttaaaaaaatatatagtcattcattgttagttcaagttagttcacagtgcattcattaatgttaactaatgaaccttattgtaaagtgttacagatAAATTTTAAGTGAGCGTCATTTGACCGCAAAGATactctaaatgtaaaaatagggGAAATGAGCATGAACAATTAAATCTTATACCTAATATTGACTAatgccaataaataaaaaagtctaGTATCTATAGcctttacaattaaaataaaaattaatcatttttgctAATAACTAAACTCTAACAGTGCGACCATTTTAGTCGCATTTGCGAATTAAAACTACTGCGTGTGACTacgaaaaaatatttagtagcACCAATgtgactgacccgatcagcatacttgtgtttgcactgaggggagcttcaaaggtttctacatgtttttgcaacattaagTAATGTAtctcacagacatatctcacaaatcctttcaaAACCAAAATGTAGAGAgagtaaataagagattcattgtgcagtgtagagaacTTTGTTGGTTATCATGGAGctttgtgagattgcaataaactaagatgagtgacagcttttaatgattttaaaggaAGTTTGTAAataagatattgatttaatacaacagttaaacattaagttaatattaagtgacttacattatctgactataacactattgcctgatttcgtttaaaacaagtcacaactgagccgctgcgcatctccatttaAACCCAGCGGTGTTTTGTTCATGAATGGAagtgcgtttttaaacgaatctagtgagtcaatgatttaattatcccattcataaagaaagtcacttgctttattcctgaatgaatcaacaattcaaacgaatcaaatgagtgaatgattcagtaattaaatcagtgactggcagttttagtttcatttttaaagtatcttctcagttatttaaatcatttaatatttctatattcacataaacattcacataaaacatttatctcaacatgaatttaggAATTTTGCACTCAtgtcacctctgagcctcattaaacatatgaaaatacacctacacgCCACTTTTGTGtacttctgtgccacctctgtagtacaaattaattttgttaatactgatctaatttgattggtaacttattcttattctgctgttttaattagaaattttaaaaagcttataattttttttttaatttggcatagatgacatacttttaataagaaGTTAAATTCCCCTGTAAAAATCACTTCAAGGAGtaaaatatcaccttgtaattggaaggctaattttttatcagatttttagattatttaaaaagctcaagtgctcctaaaaagaaaggTAAGTGTAGAGCCCTGCTGTATGTTCCTAAAAGTAACAAAAActggtaaaataaaattgtgtacCTTGAATTTTACATTGGGAAACTCTGTCATGACCGCTCTTTTGACCATTTAACTCCTGGTTTAATCTTACTCCACATTCTTAGATTTGTCTTAATCTGTCTGATCTGTCAGTAAACTCTCTTTAACCTGTTAATCTTTTCATTTCCTTAACCTTCCTATGCACAAGTCAGCTCCACGGTGGTCTTGCCAGAGTGAAACTTCAATGGCCGTTGCTCCCTCACACAGCCTCccaggtgattttttttctacttcTGGGTTAATGATGGAGAACCATGCAAAGCGTAACATCTTATCAACTTCAGCGGTCTAACATCAGTGACCCACCAGTGAACTTCAGGCACTCTGCCACCTACAGAAGAATTTGGTCCAATTAGCAGACCGATTCTGAAAACCCATGAAAATAAGCAGACATCAGTATAGAGATTTACTGCTAATTATGATTTAACAATCCGATCGCTCTCCATTGGTTGTCAGTGAGCAGACCACAATGAAACTAAATCCTCAACATATCCTCTTGAACCTTGACTTATATATCTCATCTGCAGCCTGGAGCTTGAAAACATAATGCTTGATCATTGCCAAGGAAAGTTAAAGTCCCCCATGGGGGACCCCTTTTAAGTCATGAGAGCAGCTCTTCATGCTGTTATACTGTAATTCAAAGAGTTACATgatgaaatgtgttttagtCTGCAACCCATAACCTCATATCTTACACCTCCTCACTTCTAATGACTCCTGCAGAAATAAGCCAGTCTTCCCAGTATTATTAGTGCACATGGAAGGGATTACAGCTTGATCTGAAGTCTATAAAGGAGCTTAGTGTTtgatgaaataaagaaaaaaatggtctGAAGGTGAAAGAATGATCAATGGTCAGACTAGAGTCTTGCCTACCTCCCGCAAACACTTTATCTTAGTCCAAATCCCACTTTAACTCTACCATGAACTCCTTTTGCACCTTGTGTTTGTGAATGTAATCCTTACAAATGCAGGGACAAGGGTACAGCTGATATGGCTTTACAGCTAATATGTGTAACACCACACTTTGCGAACAATAACAATGGGAAAGCAATAATAGGGTTAGTCTCTGTTGTTCTCTGTAATGCAATGTCTCGAAATAGGCAAGCCACAATAAAGCGCCATATAAATCAAGCCGTTTGAGATAAGACAATATCAGACTAGCACACCACTCTGCAAAGGCTTCACAGATAGATCCACATCAGTAAAGCCAGTTTACTGAACCATGTAGTAAGGAAACACTGTGTGCCAACACCGTGCATAATGGATGCTTCCATATTGCATACTACAAAAACATGAAGCAGCCACCATTTCCAAACACTGGCAGTAGATCAGATTCTAAACACAAACCCGAGCAGATAATGTTTCAATCTCAGATGGTCCAAATAAGTACTTCATGCTTGAAAGCTTTAGtaaatatttgataaataagATATAAACAAAGAGAGCATATCTCAGAAATGGTGCGGTAACAATTAACGTTCTTTCCGAAATGAAATGAATCATACTGATAAAAATCTGTGAAAGTATTCACATTTCGTCTTTGATAAACATTGCTTAGAAAAACCTTTTAACCTTTGTCCCTGATCTTTGACCTGCCTTCCTCTGTCATTTTGAAGACATGTCCGCAGCCAGATGTAACGATGCCATAAACTCAGTAGGGAGAGTTTGGGTTGAAACAATTCATAAACATGGCACCTGTGGCTCGGGGTGAGCTCCAGTTAAAACGGTGCTACACCATACAGTTTTACTACAGGAAAGCCGAGCATGCATCACTGACCACAGGATAGACAGCCAACTAAAGTGTGCTAATGCGGTTCTGTTGTGTTGAAAAGGAGAGATAGAAAAGCAAAGCTTATTGGCAATAAACTGTACCTATACTCTGTCTTCGGTTTCCATATTCTTCAAATATCTGGCATTCAAATTTCAGAAGGGAAACTAAACTAAAGACAACACTATGTATATAAGCCTGATGGAAAGACTAATCCATACATTTGCTTCATCACTTAAAGTGTTATTTCACAGCGTGAACCCTGTTTTTCCTCACAGTCTGTCTTTGGCAATATCCTGGGTAAGTAATGTAGCACTGAGGTCACACAGAGAGTGTCAGTGGGGTTGGTTTACATAAAGCTTACCAGAGAAAGACGGCAGCTTTCCAGAGATAGCTTACCCATTTCAAACACTGAATGAAACTTTATGGTTTTGTCAGAGGCTAACCAAAACCAGCTTTTGTTTTCCTCTTCAGAGGAAAGCAGGAAGTCACTCTCGCACTGCTCTCCTTTTGTTGAGGTAACTCCTGCTGTGATTGGCCTTAATGGCTGCAGTTATAGGCTCATTTAACAGTCATTGTTGTTAACCATCCTCAAATATAAATGTTCGGTCACTGAAAATCTAATAACAAGAAATTAAACCCATCTTTTTCGTAACGGTAGAATAAAAGACCACCTATGCACCAATTTCCCATGATTTcatgtgtgtgtaaatacatatatagatgtcttatgctcaccaagacattatttgatcagaaatatagtgaaaactgtaagactgtgaaatattataaatgccctactgtcacttttgatcaattaaatgcatccttgttgaataaaattactaattactttaaaaaaaaaatctattatatataaaaaaagaagtgtCTCAGACAAGTAAGGTGGAATATATTGTTTAAGAATGGACAAAATGCAGTTCTTAAAAACGAGATGGAATATTTTGGGTACTCCAGTTCACCCCAATGACCAAAGAGTAAACTCAGACTATGTCAGTCTCTGCCCAGAGGTCAACCCCTGGGCTGTTGTCAAATCCAGACAGGACAGCAAACATCCCAATTTAGAGCTGTTAGTAACAGCCAAATAAAGACTTTAGGGCCTCTGTGAATTACCTCAATTCATTAGTTAAACAGTTGTGGCCTCTCAAAGGGTAATCTAAACCATGACATAGATTTACAAGGGTTAAAAcattctgctgctgctgttttaagtgtttaaaaCCATTGCATTGTTCTATTAAAAGTGGATTTGGCAGTCATGACAGTCAAATATGTGCAAAATAGCAAAATTGTGATCCAGTGATTCTAAAAGTGCTTGAATCTGTCCCAAAAGCAGTGTTAATGGCcatgaaataaaatagcatTCTGGCACTCGACATTTATGGCTAAAGAAAGTTATGACTCAACATGATGACTTAACATTGGCGAAAGATGGACCTCATCCTTAAGCTAAACTACACTGAATGATTTAATATACCGGTAAGCAagtcattataaaaaaatggaattgcTTTGGTTTCTGCTcctgaaagaataaagttttCCCTCATTATTCTAATACAAAAGCATGAGAACCAGATTTAAGATGAGCATGTTAAACTACAGGGATCTGTATGAGGCTGCTGGGGAAGCTGAAGGAATAGGTGAATACTTTTGGTTCAAGACTGTGTGGTTTTGGCTGTTCTTTCGAACTAATATATATCAGTCTTAGCTCTCCTACATGCCTACTCCATTTCCAGAATACAGAAGACAAGAGGAGAAGATGGGCTGCAGAATTGGCACGTTCAGCGTGTGAGCGCAAAACAGAACGAATGTGCGTTTTTTCTGTGTAGGCATGCATGATGTGTGTTGATGTTCTTACCAAATTCACTGGCGCACATGTGTTCCAGAATCACATCCGTTTTCATTTCATTGTCACAAGGAGGACAAACAGAAGGGTTTCCTAAAACAGAGAAAATGCTGTCAGTGAAATGTCAGAGAAATTCACCAATAGTATCAAAATCCAGAGTAATTGTGaccaaatgttttttgtttttgttttgtttttttttgtctacttTGGTGTTTTTTCCCAAATTGTTTTTGTATGCAACTCTTTGGAAAGTTTGCAACTGGCTTTCAACAGTGGGGTGCAGTTTTCTTTCAGAAAGAAGAGAATTCAGACTTTCTCTAATTATCTACGTCTATGAGAATTTCTCCTGGctttcttctattttttttttaaagggcctGTAATATATCCTGTGCTTTGAATTGTTagtttatttcttgttttgctTTGATTTTCCCATAGCACTAAAAGATTAAAATCAAACCTTTTTAGAAAGACATCAAAAATGTTTGCTTATTCCATTTTTTGCCTGTCACATGCTAATTTGAAGTAAACAAATATGATCtgtgttttttacatttgtatataaACTATTGTTACAAGCTCAGCTGGCCAGAAAAAGGAGACAACACCTCAATAACGGGCTGATTGTAATTAGGACAACTATTGTTCCACAGATGCCTCGCTATAGTCATGGAAACAGTGAAATTAACCCTTGAATGTGAATTCTCTTAGTACCTTTTaagattttgaatttaattctaTTAAGATTGACACAAATTATCATCATAATCTCTTTTTCAACAGGGTGAAACTCCTGTTTGCCTTTATTTACACTTTGCAAgactttgattttatttgattagatTTTTGGTGACtagttgtttttttcatttgcatCTATTTAACAGATTATTGTGGAAATTGCACTCAGGTGAAAAGAGCTTGTAAAGACAGCTGTTGGCAGGGAATTCCAAAGGTAAACATTTTTACGTCACAAGTTTTCTGCGTAATGCAAATTATCACCCACTTGCAAGCTGCCGGCAGATCAAAATTGTCCAAAAACTAGTATTTTAAAGCAATGCTGCATTTTTGGATGATGACATCAGCAGTAAACTTAAATCGCCCGGCGGAAGATAAAACAGAGTGCAAATTTCAGTGGCTCTTGTTGAGTGTTACTTTCTCCACAGGCATTATTACCATGGAATCACAAGAAAACAGCGGACAAATGGTTAGGGCTTAACCCCTCGTAGAGACTAGGAAGAGAGGAAATCCTTTCTTCTCTTTAACCCGGCACTGCTTGAAGCTTACAGTGGGTTGATATGCGAGGGAGGGTCTAATGTATCTGTGGCTTTGGGTTCATTCGACCGTGATGCTGACAGCATGTGATAACAGCTGACAGGATCTCTACGGGGTGCTTATTAAATTAACTTCTCTGGTATTCCAACTTCCAAGCCACCATGCGAGTGATCTCTCACTCAGGACTGTGCGTCACTAACAGCAGGCTAGGGCAGATGGCTGAATTCACAAAAGTATCTTCTCTCAGTGTGGTACATCGTTCTGGCACACAGTCTGTTCACTCTAAAAACACAGTGTTGTAACTTTTGAAATGGAAATTCCCTTGTAATTTATGAGCCATCTACATAAACTAGTTGTACTTTCCCTCGTCTGGGACGTACAACTATAGGGCTTGAGTGTTTCCATAGGGAAAGTCTGACTGGTGCCAGATGCCCTGACTTACCTGGTAAAACAGTCCATATGACTACAACAAGATATACTCTAACCTTCCTCATTTGCTTTAAAATCCAGGGGAGGTTTTAACGGGAGTCTCTGAGAGTGtggaaatgtatttgtttatgttCTAAGCAtcgaaaattaaaattttctgcTTAGGTGCCACCAGTAAATAAAAGCAGCTGTTCAAATTTCTCTCTTTGTCTGAGCTAAGCATACTATCCTatgctatgaaaaaaaaacatgttaacaggCACAGCAGGGAAGCCTGGCAAAGTTCTTGCTGGTGTCGTATTGAAATAACTTTACATTAGAAACAATAGGGGTACTACACTAAAGAAAAGGATCTATTCTCAAAATTAGGTGCAGCAGTTGTGAAATAAcaccaaataaatatatatgtaattgtcTCTTGTTGGAACACATCCCAGTGTTGTCCTGCAACTCAACTAACACCCTGAAATCAATTGCTACCAGCTGTTAAACAAGCAAAAACCCAGATATTCCTCTATCATGCTTTGCTGAGAAGCCACATGCCCTACATCCTCTACAGATCTAAGGAACACGCTACCTAGAAATGTTCCCAGAACTGAATCAATTGTCAAATCAGATGCAAACATGAGGTCTTTAAGGGGCTAAGAGGCAACAAAAGGTGTGATAAGTCTAGATGAAAACCCCCAAATGGACACCAGTCCCTGAAATAACATTGCAACTGCCTTTAAAAAGTTCAGGTGTCACTTCTCACACACAGCAAAAGGTGAAATGTTGTAAAGTaggtaaaataatactaaatgtaTACAGTATACACTGAAACAGTCAGTATAACCTTACATGTTTATCAGTGAGTTCAATTTATTTAGCCAATTTTTCGtctatatttaaattacatgtttttgatTAGCCACACATTTATTCTAGTAAAAACACACCTGATAAAAACGAATAAGGCCAAACTTAAAGTCATTTGGACTTACCAGTGGGAATGGAGGCCTTTGTGGCGTTGGGCGCACTTATGCACACTTCATCTTGCGGAAACTTCTCGCAAGTGAGCATCTCAGGCCAGGGGAACCCATACGCTTCCATGATGGGTGTGCATCCATCTCGCACATTTTCGCAGAGCCAACGGCATGGGTAGATGGGCCTCTCCAGGCACACGGGGGCAAAAAGGGAGCACAGGAACACCTGAGTGCCCGGGTGGCAGTTCTTGTGCACCAGGGGCACCCAGCTCCCAGCCTGCTGCTTGACCTCAGCCATAGTCTCGTGCTCCAGCAAGTTGGGCAGCAGCATCTGGTTGTAGCCCACACCGTGACAGAGCTTCAGGTCATCTGGGATGTCCATACACTGCGGAGGCTTGTCGTAGATACGGCCGCCAGGGTACATCTCTGGCTTCCAGGTATCGTACACATACTCAGATGTCTGGCCCAATGAGACCATTGGCATTATCAAGATGATGATCCTCCAAAGGAATAAAGATGCAAGAGACTTCATTGTGAACTCCTGGTCAGGCTCCTCAGTCAATGCAGCCCCCAAAGCGGTGAGCCTTGAGTGAAATGAAGTCCTCTTTGTCTAGAAAATGAGGAGGGAGAGCCAAATACCTCTGAATTTTATAAGA
Encoded here:
- the sfrp1a gene encoding secreted frizzled-related protein 1a, with translation MKSLASLFLWRIIILIMPMVSLGQTSEYVYDTWKPEMYPGGRIYDKPPQCMDIPDDLKLCHGVGYNQMLLPNLLEHETMAEVKQQAGSWVPLVHKNCHPGTQVFLCSLFAPVCLERPIYPCRWLCENVRDGCTPIMEAYGFPWPEMLTCEKFPQDEVCISAPNATKASIPTGNPSVCPPCDNEMKTDVILEHMCASEFAIKTKIKEVKRENTDRKVILQKKKKPVKLGTLKKNDLKKLTLYLKNGADCPCAQLENLGNTYLIMGRKVDKQYLLTGIHKWDKSSKEFKKTMKKLKSHKCPAFENVFK